The proteins below are encoded in one region of Levilactobacillus namurensis:
- a CDS encoding IS30 family transposase yields MSTTILSFQNRVVIETLHKEGRSLRYIANYLDFSKTTIFNELHRLNSEYQAGLAQTDFERKVSQRGRKSSLTKNLKHLIEEKIQVQKWSPEQVAHVVGIAYKTVYNWIDQGWLDIQLPDLPDHGIRRHRAKEKRGTFNHGRSIEERPHKVETRQEFGHFEADTVLSGKRKGQAVATFVERKSRLTIVKRLHGRDSQSMTQAVLELASQLQDKLKTLTVDHGKEFANYQTIEQLTGTQVYFAHAYSPHERGSNENRNRVLRRFIPKGQAIEELSDYQLVQINWYLNSRPLKCLNWHTPIEIFLLNLRH; encoded by the coding sequence ATGAGCACCACTATTTTATCATTCCAGAACCGTGTTGTCATTGAAACGCTTCATAAGGAAGGACGTTCCTTGCGATACATCGCTAACTACTTAGACTTTAGTAAGACCACCATCTTTAACGAACTTCACCGGCTAAATAGTGAGTACCAGGCTGGGCTAGCGCAAACTGACTTTGAACGAAAGGTTAGTCAACGGGGGCGGAAGTCTTCGCTCACTAAAAACCTTAAACACTTGATCGAGGAAAAGATTCAAGTCCAGAAGTGGTCCCCTGAACAAGTTGCCCATGTGGTGGGGATTGCCTACAAGACAGTCTATAACTGGATTGATCAAGGATGGCTTGATATACAGTTGCCCGATTTGCCTGATCATGGAATTCGTCGTCATCGTGCTAAAGAAAAGCGTGGTACGTTCAATCACGGCCGCTCCATTGAGGAGCGGCCTCATAAAGTCGAAACTCGCCAGGAATTCGGCCACTTTGAAGCTGATACCGTACTTTCTGGTAAACGTAAAGGTCAAGCTGTGGCTACTTTTGTGGAGCGTAAAAGTCGCCTGACAATTGTTAAACGGCTCCATGGTCGCGACAGTCAGTCCATGACTCAAGCCGTACTTGAACTAGCTAGTCAACTTCAAGACAAGCTCAAGACGCTTACTGTGGATCATGGTAAAGAGTTCGCTAACTACCAGACAATTGAACAGCTAACAGGTACTCAGGTTTATTTTGCCCATGCTTATTCACCACATGAACGCGGTAGTAATGAGAACCGTAACCGAGTTTTGCGACGGTTTATTCCCAAGGGACAAGCCATTGAAGAACTAAGTGATTACCAACTGGTTCAAATCAATTGGTATCTGAATTCACGGCCACTTAAATGTCTTAATTGGCATACACCAATCGAGATCTTCTTGCTTAATCTACGTCACTAA